The following coding sequences lie in one Aspergillus puulaauensis MK2 DNA, chromosome 3, nearly complete sequence genomic window:
- a CDS encoding uncharacterized protein (COG:T;~EggNog:ENOG410PFD5;~InterPro:IPR011993,IPR002110,IPR001849,IPR036770, IPR020683,IPR037239,IPR000648;~PFAM:PF01237,PF12796,PF00023,PF13637,PF00169;~go_function: GO:0005515 - protein binding [Evidence IEA];~go_function: GO:0008289 - lipid binding [Evidence IEA]): MTEKGEGHKRSKSALALAILHRDKSKDNHEETGSRDNGSADCATSPANNSSSLSTSASPTHRSSSFRRSRQETTSPAMPAETSSDPSGLNHGGDNIEKLPSLTQDGGAMSLDQSVKTFRLFEVLRSGDTTAISKAIKESEDPQGANGLFGTTILHLAIQCAEPQVVEYVLSAGNDIDINARDREGNTPLHLAAQLSRGPIIRELLSRPSINDSIVNYRGQTALEGSRAPEIFQQLQLARSLFIDGKTQEIQSLIAQGSYDRLEKLLEEPRVEGILDVNALDLVTDPATFQSGGTLLHEGSRKRDTKLIQILLMHGADPFRRDKKGKLPQDVTKDDRTRAILKKSPAAVIAQRGIQEKAILGTSSGQGVSGRPGAGEASFAGKDSREMKGYLKKWTNYTSGYKLRWFVLEDGVLSYYKHQDDAGSACRGAINMKIARLNMDSQDKTRFEIYGKSSVKYHLKANHVVEAKRWFWTLNNAIQYSKDEAKEEEKRQTKHAEILRQAKIDQVDGRPSENLSESPSLKSSGKGLAPMSLGVPSSSGTRLSTYTSRTTLEGVAADDDGSLYGSLDQGPTQSDINRVASHVTTAPDLEDDDDEHVDYASSRETPPTDKDAMNITAQSAKLQLEILANVASSLQAEKASNPAIALSDEAVDQALTAYEGAVSSLKDLVQNLLKISRDRDSYWQYRLNREAYLRKMWEESMARIAQEHDELQSKMGESEEKRRRTKRALKEALESTSPSISRSAVKAASGEVGLDGEEEPKTQALEIVEDPSYPEDQGHERPPLHRKKSALSKISSLYCSDDDDDEEDEFFDAIDSGEIEVVDRTAPEINEEEEAAPEETSKLRAVRRSEISPSFKGYEEPVRERLKMDYDNRPKISLWGILKSMIGKDMTKMTLPVSFNEPTSLLQRVAEDLEYTDLLDVAADQTDSMERLVYVAAYAASEYASTIGRVAKPFNPLLGETFEYVRPDKGYRFFVEQVSHHPPIGVALAESPKWDYWGESSLKSKFYGKSFDINLLGTWFLKLRPASGGEELYTWKKVTSSVIGIITGNPTVDNYGLMEIKNWTTGEVCYLDFKPRGWKASSAYQVSGKVVGQDGLPKWSIGGRWNDKIYARHTPGFEAPVSGQDPESAKTILVWQAHPRPTGIPFNLTPFVITLNSLTDSLQPQLPPTDTRLRPDQRAMEEGEYDFAATEKHRVEEKQRAKRREREANGDEYTPRWFSKDKCPITGEEYWKHTGDYWGCRASQDWSKCEDIF; the protein is encoded by the exons ATGACAGAAAAGGGCGAAGG ACACAAACGCTCTAAAAGTGCTTTGGCATTGGCGATTCTGCATCGTGATAAGTCAAAAGACAACCACGAAGAAACTGGCAGTCGCGACAACGGCTCGGCTGACTGTGCCACGTCCCCAGcgaacaacagcagcagcctgtCGACCTCCGCCAGCCCGACGCACCGAAGCTCCAGTTTCCGAAGGTCGCGCCAAGAGACAACCTCCCCCGCGATGCCGGCAGAAACCTCATCGGACCCCAGTGGGTTGAACCATGGAGGTGACAATATCGAGAAGTTACCCTCTCTAACCCAGGATGGCGGGGCCATGTCCCTGGATCAGTCTGTTAAAACCTTCCGACTTTTCGAGGTCCTACGAAGCGGCGACACAACGGCGATTTCTAAAGCCATCAAGGAAAGCGAAGATCCACAAGGTGCGAATGGACTATTTGGCACAACGATCCTCCATCTAGCGATTCAGTGTGCGGAACCGCAGGTTGTTGAGTACGTGCTGTCAGCTGGCAACGATATTGATATCAATGCGCGGGATCGAGAAGGCAACACACCTCTTCATCTTGCTGCACAGCTTAGTCGCGGCCCCATCATACGCGAGCTACTGAGCAGGCCTTCAATCAACGACTCGATCGTCAATTACCGTGGACAAACGGCTCTTGAAGGCTCGCGTGCACCCGAGAtcttccagcagctgcagctcgcTCGCTCGCTTTTTATTGATGGGAAAACACAAGAGATCCAATCGTTAATTGCTCAAGGCAGTTATGACAGGTTAGAgaagctgctggaggagccTCGTGTCGAAGGGATTTTGGATGTTAATGCTCTGGATCTTGTTACGGATCCTGCTACATTTCAGTCAGGTGGTACCCTCCTCCATGAAGGCTCTAGAAAAAGAGACACAAAACTTATCCAAATCCTTTTGATGCACGGAGCTGATCCCTTTCGGCGCGACAAGAAGGGAAAGCTGCCCCAGGATGTGACGAAAGATGACAGAACACGAGCGATACTTAAGAAGTCCCCAGCCGCCGTTATAGCTCAGCGGGGCATTCAAGAAAAGGCCATTCTTGGTACCAGCTCGGGTCAGGGTGTGTCTGGACGACCGGGGGCTGGAGAGGCCTCCTTTGCGGGCAAAGATTCTAGGGAAATGAAAGGTTACTTGAAGAAGTGGACGAACTATACCAGCGGCTATAAACTACGATGGTTTGTTCTTGAGGACGGTGTtttaagttattataaacATCAGG ATGATGCGGGCTCCGCCTGCCGTGGTGCAATCAACATGAAAATTGCAAGGCTCAACATGGATTCTCAAGACAAGACCCGTTTTGAAATTTACGGAAAGTCGTCCGTTAAGTACCATCTCAAAGCAAACCACGTTGTAGAGGCTAAACGTTGGTTCTGGACACTTAATAACGCGATCCAATATTCAAAGGATGAagccaaggaggaagaaaagcgccAAACAAAACACGCTGAAATTCTGCGCCAGGCAAAGATTGACCAAGTGGACGGCCGACCTAGTGAGAATCTCTCCGAATCCCCAAGCCTCAAATCTAGTGGAAAGGGGTTAGCGCCAATGTCTCTCGGTGTTCCAAGTAGCAGTGGCACGAGGCTCAGCACATACACATCCCGCACTACTCTAGAAGGTGTGGCCGCTGATGATGACGGCTCGCTGTATGGCTCCCTAGACCAAGGGCCCACTCAGAGTGATATCAATAGGGTGGCCAGTCATGTTACCACCGCTCCTGACttagaagatgatgatgacgaacATGTCGATTATGCCTCTAGCCGTGAAACGCCACCTACTGATAAGGATGCCATGAATATCACTGCACAGTCTGCAAAGCTCCAACTTGAGATACTCGCCAATGTTGCATCGTCACTACAAGCAGAGAAAGCAAGTAATCCGGCGATTGCGCTTTCAGATGAGGCGGTTGATCAAGCTCTGACCGCATACGAGGGGGCTGTGAGTAGCCTGAAGGACTTAGTGCAGAATCTACTGAAAATTTCTCGGGATCGCGACTCATACTGGCAATATCGACTGAATCGAGAGGCCTATCTACGCAAGATGTGGGAAGAAAGCATGGCACGAATTGCTCAAGAGCACGATGAATTACAATCTAAAATGGGTGAGTCGGAGGAAAAGAGGCGGCGTACGAAACGAGCGCTTAAGGAGGCGTTGGAGAGCACGTCACCAAGTATTAGTCGATCCGCCGTTAAAGCTGCATCTGGCGAAGTGGGACtcgacggtgaagaagagccgaAGACACAGGCTCTGGAAATCGTGGAGGATCCCTCGTACCCCGAAGATCAGGGACACGAGCGGCCGCCGTTGCATCGCAAAAAGTCCGCCCTATCAAAAATTAGCAGTTTGTATTGCtcggacgatgacgatgacgaggaagatgaatttTTCGATGCAATCGACTCTGGAGAGATCGAGGTCGTGGACCGTACAGCTCCTGAGATaaatgaggaggaagaggcagcGCCTGAGGAGACGAGTAAGCTCCGTGCTGTGAGACGCTCTGAGATTTCACCGTCGTTCAAAGGATACGAAGAGCCTGTTAGGGAGAGGCTTAAAATGGACTATGACAATCGACCCAAAATCTCACTATGG GGGATTTTGAAATCTATGATTGGAAAGGACATGACAAAGATGACTCTTCCAGTCTCTTTCAACGAACCAACCTCATTACTTCAACGCGTGGCAGAAGACCTAGAATACACCGATCTTCTCGATGTTGCTGCCGACCAGACTGATTCAATGGAGCGACTGGTGTATGTCGCCGCCTATGCCGCGAGTGAATACGCTTCCACCATCGGACGTGTTGCCAAACCATTCAATCCACTCCTGGGCGAGACCTTCGAATATGTCAGACCGGACAAGGGCTATCGGTTTTTCGTTGAGCAGGTCAGCCACCATCCGCCAATTGGGGTTGCTCTCGCCGAATCACCAAAATGGGATTACTGG GGAGAATCGTCCCTCAAATCTAAATTCTATGGGAAATCCTTCGACATCAATCTCCTTGGAACGTGGTTCTTGAAGCTGCGGCCTGCGTCAGGGGGCGAAGAACTATACACGTGGAAGAAGGTCACGTCATCAGTTATCGGAATAATCACCGGTAATCCCACTGTTGACAATTATGGTCTGATGGAGATCAAGAATTGGACTACCGGCGAGGTGTGTTATCTAGACTTCAAGCCTAGGGGCTGGAAAGCGTCATCAGCGTACCAGGTGTCAGGCAAAGTTGTTGGTCAGGATGGCTTGCCTAAGTGGAGTATTGGCGGTCGATGGAACGACAAAATCTACGCTCGCCATACACCAGGATTCGAAGCACCAGTATCTGGTCAGGATCCAGAGTCAGCCAAGACAATTCTAGTCTGGCAAGCTCATCCCCGACCAACTGGCATTCCGTTCAACCTGACACCATTCGTCATCACGCTTAATTCGCTAACTGACAGCCTACAACCACAACTCCCGCCCACTGATACCCGTCTCCGACCTGATCAACGGGCAATGGAGGAGGGCGAATACGATTTCGCCGCTACCGAAAAGCAtcgggttgaggagaagcagcgtgctaaaagaagagagagagaagccAATGGAGATGAGTATACCCCTAGGTGGTTTAGTAAAGATAAGTGTCCGATTACAGGGGAGGAGTACTGGAAACACACGGGTGATTATTGGGGTTGTAGGGCGAGTCAAGATTGGAGCAAGTGCGAGGACATCTTTTGA